The Streptomyces sp. NBC_00569 genomic sequence GGTCTGGCCGCGCAGCCTGGAGCTCCTCGGCCGGATCGGCGCCGCCCAGGGCGTCGTCGACGCGGGCAACCGCCTCGACTCCGTGCAGTACTACTCCGACAAGCGGGCCATCGGCACCATCGAGATGAGCCGGCTGACCGACACCCCGTACCCGTTCGGCGTGGTCATCCCCCAGGACACCACCGAGGAGGTCATCCGCACCCGGCTCGCCGCGTACGGGGGCGAGATCGAGTTCGGGACGCTCACCGGCCTCGACACGTCCGGGCCGCGCCCGGTCGCCGAGGTGGAGGGCGCCGAGGGGCGCGTCGAGCAGATCGAGGCGGACTGGGTGATCGGCGCGGACGGCGCCCGCAGCGCGGTCCGCGAGTTCGCCGGCATCGAGCTCCTCGGCACCGGCAACGACGTGCTCTTCGCCATCGGTGACGGTCCGGTCGACGGCGACATGGACCCCCACTCGCTCGTCTACTGCTACTCACGCACCGGCGCCCTCGGCATCGCGCCGTTCGGCAACGGGCAGTTCCGGCTCGCGATCAGCGTGCCGGACTGGGACAAGGAGCAGGGCCCGCCGCGCGAGCTGTTCCAGCACTTCCTCGACGAGCGCTCGCCGCGCCCCGGCCTGGTCGGCAGGCTGGACTGGTCGACGATCTTCCGGGCCCGGCGCAGGGTCGCCGAGACGATGCGCGCGGGACGCGTGTTCCTCGCGGGCGACGCCGCCCATGTGTTCAGCGCGGCCGGCGCGCAGGGCATGAACACCGGCATCCAGGACGCGGTCAACCTCGCCTGGAAGCTCGCCGGTGTCGTGGGCGGCCTGTTCGAGCCGGGCATCCTCGACACGTACGACTCCGACCGGCACCTGGCCGCCGAACGCATC encodes the following:
- a CDS encoding FAD-dependent monooxygenase, producing the protein MTIPLREGPGGRRPVLVVGAGPVGLVLATELLSQGVPVRLIDNSAAGPVQHSRASVVWPRSLELLGRIGAAQGVVDAGNRLDSVQYYSDKRAIGTIEMSRLTDTPYPFGVVIPQDTTEEVIRTRLAAYGGEIEFGTLTGLDTSGPRPVAEVEGAEGRVEQIEADWVIGADGARSAVREFAGIELLGTGNDVLFAIGDGPVDGDMDPHSLVYCYSRTGALGIAPFGNGQFRLAISVPDWDKEQGPPRELFQHFLDERSPRPGLVGRLDWSTIFRARRRVAETMRAGRVFLAGDAAHVFSAAGAQGMNTGIQDAVNLAWKLAGVVGGLFEPGILDTYDSDRHLAAERIVLTTAKQTSWGLFKRRHEIAARDGALRLASRTGLLQRFGGPLMAQHDVSYRPAESLRDTLPGLTRKVRAGDRLPVFAAHGTPQKGAERWPSIDPARLSLLLWAGERQDSGWVADREALTAAAPEDVCVRDISAWPGFAPLLGKDPKAVLVRPDGHIAALTAPEPAEVRSALRRAGSSFKAVARPVRTVPAPAAHEVEELAS